From Actinopolymorpha sp. NPDC004070, the proteins below share one genomic window:
- a CDS encoding nicotinate phosphoribosyltransferase, whose amino-acid sequence MVAGLVTDLYELKMAASYLRRGMSGPAAFSLFVRALPPDRGFLVAAGLEDCLTALESFAFEAEDLDWLRDAGFDDATVQAFAGLRFTGDVRAVPEGRVVLADEPLLEVTAPAAEAQLVETVLLNHITYQTAIATKAARCRLAAGDMELVDFAFRRTHGIEAGMAVARLSSIAGFAATSNVEAARRYGLPAAGTMAHSYVEAFPREIDAFRAFAEDLPGPVTFLVDTYDTLAGVRTAVRVIKDMTLDRPLAVRLDSGDLVALAREARQILDEAGLRKVRIFVSGGLDEYDLERFVLERAPIDAAGVGTRMGVSADAPSLDSACKLVAFGGRPVCKLSPGKATLPGAKQVWRHFPIEQDVLALREEAGPDGFEPVLVEVMRNGRRLGSEGTIDAARERCVRDVTALPPDVRRIRGPSSPRMRVSEGLAALATRTARSAARTQDLTW is encoded by the coding sequence ATGGTGGCGGGACTCGTAACGGATCTCTACGAGTTGAAGATGGCCGCGAGCTACCTTCGGCGTGGCATGTCCGGACCGGCCGCCTTCAGCCTCTTCGTCCGTGCCCTGCCACCCGACCGCGGCTTCCTCGTCGCCGCCGGTCTGGAGGACTGCCTGACCGCTCTGGAATCCTTCGCTTTCGAGGCGGAGGACCTCGACTGGCTGCGCGACGCCGGCTTCGACGACGCGACCGTTCAGGCGTTCGCCGGGCTGCGCTTCACCGGGGACGTCCGCGCTGTCCCCGAGGGCCGCGTGGTTCTCGCCGACGAACCCCTCCTGGAGGTCACAGCGCCAGCGGCGGAGGCGCAACTCGTCGAGACCGTGCTGCTCAACCACATCACCTACCAGACAGCGATCGCCACCAAGGCGGCCAGATGTCGTCTCGCGGCGGGCGACATGGAGCTTGTCGACTTCGCGTTCCGGCGTACTCACGGGATCGAGGCCGGCATGGCCGTCGCCCGCCTGTCGTCAATCGCGGGTTTCGCCGCCACCAGCAACGTCGAGGCGGCGCGGCGCTACGGGCTGCCGGCGGCCGGCACGATGGCTCACTCCTACGTCGAGGCGTTCCCACGTGAGATAGACGCGTTCCGGGCGTTCGCCGAGGACCTGCCCGGGCCGGTCACGTTCCTGGTCGACACGTACGACACGCTCGCCGGGGTGCGCACCGCGGTGCGGGTGATCAAGGACATGACCCTCGACAGGCCGCTCGCCGTACGGCTGGACAGCGGTGACCTCGTGGCGCTCGCCCGCGAGGCACGGCAGATTCTCGACGAGGCGGGTCTGCGCAAGGTCCGCATCTTCGTCAGCGGAGGGCTGGACGAGTACGACCTGGAACGGTTCGTCCTGGAACGAGCACCGATAGACGCCGCCGGTGTCGGCACCCGCATGGGCGTGTCCGCCGACGCGCCCTCTCTGGACAGCGCGTGCAAGCTGGTCGCGTTCGGCGGCCGCCCCGTCTGCAAGCTCTCGCCCGGCAAGGCCACCCTCCCCGGAGCGAAGCAGGTGTGGCGACACTTCCCGATCGAGCAGGACGTCCTAGCCCTTCGCGAGGAGGCCGGACCCGACGGCTTCGAACCCGTGCTCGTCGAGGTCATGCGGAACGGTCGACGTCTCGGGAGCGAGGGCACCATCGACGCGGCGCGTGAACGTTGTGTGCGAGACGTGACCGCGCTGCCGCCCGACGTCCGCCGCATCCGTGGGCCGTCGTCACCCCGGATGCGCGTCTCCGAAGGGCTCGCCGCATTGGCGACGCGGACCGCGCGGTCCGCCGCCAGGACGCAGGACCTCACATGGTGA
- a CDS encoding protein-L-isoaspartate(D-aspartate) O-methyltransferase — protein MARWSSEHLVAAARRTGVSDPALLEALRVVHRSAFVPPEYADAANEDRPVPIPHGQVTTQPSLSAGMIEALRLTGTERVLEIGTGYGYQTALLSRLAYLVTSVERWPDLAARARENLAAEDVTNVEVVVGDGTEGAADSAPYEAVLVSAAYPEVPPPLVEQMRPGGRLVQPIGPGGAEEVTVFRRTPEGLDAGRPVIPARFVRLRGHFGYR, from the coding sequence ATGGCGCGGTGGTCGTCGGAGCACCTCGTGGCGGCTGCGCGCCGTACGGGTGTCAGCGATCCCGCACTGCTGGAGGCGCTGCGGGTGGTTCACCGGTCGGCGTTCGTTCCGCCGGAGTACGCCGACGCGGCGAACGAGGATCGTCCGGTCCCGATCCCGCACGGGCAGGTGACTACACAGCCTTCCCTGTCGGCCGGCATGATCGAGGCGCTCCGCCTGACCGGCACGGAGCGGGTGCTCGAGATCGGGACCGGCTACGGCTACCAGACGGCGCTGTTGTCCCGGCTGGCGTACTTGGTGACGAGTGTGGAGCGCTGGCCGGACCTCGCCGCACGAGCACGCGAGAACCTCGCGGCCGAGGACGTCACGAACGTCGAGGTCGTGGTGGGCGACGGTACCGAGGGTGCGGCGGACTCCGCGCCGTACGAGGCGGTACTGGTCTCCGCCGCGTACCCCGAGGTTCCTCCGCCGCTGGTCGAGCAGATGCGGCCCGGTGGGCGGCTCGTCCAGCCGATCGGGCCCGGCGGCGCGGAGGAGGTGACGGTCTTCCGGCGTACACCTGAAGGCCTGGACGCGGGAAGGCCAGTAATTCCGGCCCGCTTCGTCCGCCTGCGCGGCCACTTCGGTTACAGGTGA